In Methylococcus geothermalis, one genomic interval encodes:
- the ybeY gene encoding rRNA maturation RNase YbeY: MIDLTLQQATVSTVPDESEFRIWAAAAAERRDAEVVIRIVDADESARLNSTYRGKTGPTNVLSFPFTVPAGVPNALLGDLVICAPVVEREAREQGKAPKAHWAHMVVHGMLHLQGYDHIEDADAEVMENREIMILRGLGIENPYLEIESQ; the protein is encoded by the coding sequence ATGATCGATCTGACCCTGCAGCAAGCGACCGTTTCGACGGTGCCGGACGAGTCGGAGTTCCGTATCTGGGCGGCGGCGGCGGCGGAGAGGCGGGATGCGGAAGTCGTCATCCGCATCGTCGACGCGGACGAAAGTGCGAGATTGAATTCGACCTACCGAGGTAAAACCGGGCCGACCAATGTGTTGAGTTTCCCTTTCACGGTCCCGGCGGGTGTACCCAATGCTCTGCTGGGTGATCTGGTGATCTGCGCGCCGGTGGTGGAGCGCGAGGCGCGGGAGCAGGGCAAGGCTCCCAAGGCCCACTGGGCCCACATGGTCGTCCACGGCATGCTGCATCTGCAGGGCTACGATCACATCGAAGATGCGGATGCGGAAGTCATGGAAAACCGCGAAATCATGATACTGCGCGGCTTGGGCATCGAAAATCCCTATCTGGAGATTGAGTCGCAATGA
- a CDS encoding ParA family protein, translating to MHRVIFNQKGGVGKSTITCNLAAISAAKGKKTLVIDLDVQGNSTHYLLGQKVADQDRTIARFFKDTLGLSLFGKGQDEGLNAVIHETPYPNLYIAPSHPELEPLQGRLESRYKIYKLREALEALSGFDRVFIDTPPVLNFYSRSALIAARRCLIPFDCDAFSREALYNLLAVIAEIKADHNDGLMLEGIIVNQYQSRASLPQKLVEELLAEGHPVLDTRISPSVKVRESHSESKPLLYYAPDHKLSNEFQALFDELET from the coding sequence ATGCATAGGGTCATATTCAACCAGAAGGGCGGCGTCGGTAAATCGACCATCACTTGCAATCTCGCCGCCATCAGCGCCGCCAAAGGCAAGAAGACGCTGGTCATCGATCTGGATGTCCAGGGCAATTCCACCCATTATCTTTTGGGTCAGAAGGTGGCGGACCAGGACCGCACCATCGCGCGCTTCTTCAAGGACACATTGGGCCTGAGCCTGTTCGGCAAAGGCCAGGACGAGGGGCTGAATGCGGTTATCCACGAGACCCCCTATCCCAATCTGTACATTGCACCTTCACACCCCGAGCTCGAGCCGCTGCAGGGGCGGCTGGAATCCCGCTACAAGATCTACAAGCTGCGCGAGGCGTTGGAAGCCCTCTCGGGCTTCGACCGGGTCTTCATCGACACGCCGCCGGTCCTGAATTTCTACAGCCGCTCGGCCCTGATCGCGGCTCGCCGCTGCCTGATCCCGTTCGATTGCGATGCCTTCTCGCGCGAGGCCCTGTACAACCTGCTGGCGGTGATCGCCGAAATCAAGGCGGACCACAATGACGGCCTGATGCTGGAAGGCATCATCGTCAATCAGTACCAGAGTCGCGCCAGTCTGCCGCAGAAGCTGGTCGAGGAACTGCTCGCCGAAGGCCACCCCGTACTGGATACCCGGATTTCACCCTCGGTGAAGGTCAGGGAATCGCACAGCGAATCCAAGCCCCTGCTTTACTATGCGCCGGACCACAAGCTGTCCAATGAATTCCAGGCCTTGTTCGACGAGCTGGAGACCTAG
- a CDS encoding PhoH family protein — translation MPNHPSSLQLLLEPSDNARLANLCGQFDEHLRQIERRLGVEIQNRGNQFQIIGAGKAARAAFAVIRSLFDAAQHEIITPERVHLSLQTANVDTLVSEAAAPEEEVLIRTKRSVIRARGTNQRKYLQNIEQHDINFGIGPAGTGKTYLAVACAVAALEQEQVRRLVLARPAVEAGEKLGFLPGDMAQKIDPYLRPLYDALYEMLGFERVAKLIERNVIEVAPLAFMRGRTLNDSFIILDEAQNTTIEQIKMFLTRVGFGSRAVITGDITQTDLPRNKESGLRHVLQVLRDVEGISFTFFSTRDVVRHPLVQRIVAAYEAHEKAQQEGGE, via the coding sequence TTGCCTAATCATCCCAGTTCATTGCAGTTGCTCCTGGAGCCGTCGGACAATGCCCGGCTCGCGAACCTGTGCGGCCAGTTCGACGAGCACCTGCGCCAGATCGAGCGGCGCCTCGGGGTTGAAATCCAAAACCGCGGCAACCAGTTCCAGATCATCGGCGCCGGCAAGGCAGCCCGGGCGGCCTTCGCGGTGATCCGCAGCCTGTTCGACGCGGCCCAGCACGAGATCATCACGCCGGAGCGGGTTCATTTGTCGCTGCAGACCGCGAATGTCGATACGCTGGTGAGCGAAGCCGCCGCTCCCGAAGAGGAGGTGCTGATCCGCACCAAGCGCTCGGTGATCCGGGCGCGCGGGACCAACCAGCGGAAATACCTGCAGAACATCGAGCAGCACGACATCAATTTCGGCATCGGTCCCGCCGGTACCGGCAAGACCTATCTGGCGGTCGCCTGCGCCGTGGCGGCGCTGGAGCAGGAACAGGTCCGGCGCCTGGTGCTGGCGCGGCCGGCGGTCGAGGCGGGAGAAAAGCTGGGCTTTCTGCCGGGCGACATGGCGCAGAAGATCGATCCGTATCTGCGTCCGCTGTACGATGCTCTGTATGAGATGCTCGGCTTCGAACGCGTCGCCAAGCTGATCGAGCGCAACGTGATCGAAGTGGCGCCGCTCGCCTTCATGCGCGGGCGGACCCTCAACGATTCCTTCATCATTCTCGACGAAGCCCAAAATACGACGATAGAACAGATCAAAATGTTCCTGACCCGGGTGGGTTTCGGCTCCCGCGCGGTCATCACCGGCGACATCACCCAGACCGACCTGCCGCGCAACAAGGAATCCGGGTTGCGCCACGTGCTGCAGGTGCTGCGCGATGTGGAAGGCATCAGTTTCACCTTCTTCAGCACCCGCGACGTGGTGCGTCACCCGCTGGTCCAGCGCATCGTCGCTGCCTACGAAGCACACGAGAAGGCACAGCAGGAGGGAGGCGAATGA
- a CDS encoding HlyC/CorC family transporter, whose protein sequence is MSEEHSGEHRSWLERLVHFLSGEPESREELLEALRHAQKRQLIETEALNMIEGVLQVSELRVRDIMIPRAQMAVVPQDAELERVFPLVVESGHSRYPVIADDRAEVVGILLVKDLLAHSLRNRQLKVSEIMRPALFVPESKRLNVLLKEFKTSRSHMAIVVDEYGGAAGLVTIEDVLEQIVGEIEDEHDLGEEEYIFRKNDQEYTLKAITPIEEFNEYFGTDFEDDEYDTVGGMIVHRLGHVPERGERIEIGPFRFTVIRADSRRVHLLRLLRLSPDALSPAPG, encoded by the coding sequence ATGAGCGAGGAACACTCGGGCGAACATCGAAGTTGGCTGGAGCGGCTCGTGCACTTCCTGTCCGGCGAGCCGGAAAGCCGGGAGGAGTTGCTCGAGGCGCTCCGGCATGCCCAGAAGCGTCAACTGATCGAAACCGAAGCCCTCAATATGATCGAAGGCGTGCTGCAGGTCTCCGAGCTTCGCGTCCGGGACATCATGATTCCCAGGGCGCAGATGGCGGTGGTGCCCCAGGATGCCGAACTGGAAAGAGTTTTCCCGCTGGTCGTCGAGTCGGGCCATTCCCGTTATCCGGTCATTGCCGACGACCGCGCCGAAGTGGTGGGCATCCTTTTAGTCAAGGATCTCCTGGCGCATAGCCTCCGCAACCGCCAGCTCAAGGTCTCCGAAATCATGCGCCCGGCCCTGTTCGTGCCGGAGAGCAAGCGCCTCAATGTGCTGTTGAAAGAGTTCAAGACCTCCCGTAGCCACATGGCCATCGTCGTCGACGAATACGGCGGCGCCGCCGGCCTGGTGACCATCGAGGACGTGCTGGAGCAGATCGTCGGCGAAATCGAGGACGAGCACGATCTGGGCGAGGAAGAGTACATCTTCCGGAAGAACGATCAGGAGTACACCCTGAAAGCCATCACGCCCATCGAGGAATTCAACGAATATTTCGGCACGGATTTCGAAGACGATGAATACGACACCGTGGGAGGAATGATCGTGCATCGCCTGGGACACGTCCCGGAACGGGGCGAGCGGATCGAGATCGGCCCCTTTCGCTTTACCGTGATTCGCGCCGACAGTCGGCGCGTGCATCTCTTGAGGCTGCTGCGCCTATCTCCGGACGCCCTCAGTCCGGCGCCGGGCTGA
- the miaB gene encoding tRNA (N6-isopentenyl adenosine(37)-C2)-methylthiotransferase MiaB, with translation MPQKLYIETFGCQMNEYDSAKMRDLLDASDGFVLTQTPEEADVLLLNTCSIREKAQEKVFSQLGRWRPIKLRRPEVIIGVGGCVASQEGEALQKRAPYVDIVFGPQTLHRLPAMVEQVRRDRQPVVDVSFPAIEKFDALPEPRAEGPKAYVSVMEGCSKYCTFCVVPYTRGEEISRPVDDVVAEVVALAAQGVREINLLGQNVNAYRGALADGGVADLALLLHYVAAVDGIDRIRFTTSHPVEFSDSLIEAFRDIPQLVSHLHLPVQSGSDRILGLMKRGHTRAEYIDRIARLREVRPDLSLSSDFIVGFPGETDDDFEDTMALIGQLGFDHSFSFIFSARPGTPAAEMIDDVALETKRARLARLQAKIASQAAAISSGMLNSVQSVLVEGTSRKDFSELSGRTENNRVVNFEGHPRLIGQFVDVVITDALPNSLRGRIVGLACESRPVSAVTAQVA, from the coding sequence ATGCCGCAAAAGCTCTACATCGAGACCTTCGGCTGCCAGATGAATGAGTACGATTCCGCCAAGATGCGGGATCTGCTCGACGCTTCCGACGGCTTCGTACTCACACAGACGCCCGAAGAGGCGGATGTCCTCCTGCTCAATACCTGCTCGATCCGGGAAAAGGCCCAGGAAAAAGTCTTCTCGCAACTGGGCCGTTGGCGCCCGATCAAGCTCCGGCGTCCCGAGGTGATCATCGGTGTGGGCGGCTGCGTGGCAAGCCAGGAAGGCGAGGCCCTGCAGAAGCGGGCGCCCTATGTCGACATCGTGTTCGGCCCACAGACGCTGCACCGCCTGCCCGCCATGGTCGAGCAGGTCAGGCGCGACCGGCAGCCGGTGGTGGACGTGTCGTTCCCGGCGATCGAAAAATTCGACGCGCTGCCCGAGCCGCGCGCCGAAGGCCCCAAGGCCTACGTGTCGGTGATGGAAGGCTGCAGCAAGTACTGCACCTTCTGTGTCGTGCCCTATACCCGTGGCGAGGAAATCAGCCGCCCGGTCGACGATGTGGTCGCCGAGGTCGTGGCGCTGGCGGCGCAGGGTGTCCGCGAGATCAACCTGCTGGGCCAGAACGTGAATGCGTATCGCGGCGCGCTGGCCGACGGCGGCGTGGCCGATCTGGCCCTGCTGCTGCATTACGTGGCGGCGGTGGACGGCATCGACCGCATCCGCTTCACCACCTCGCATCCGGTGGAGTTTTCCGACAGCCTGATCGAGGCTTTCCGCGACATTCCGCAACTGGTCAGCCATCTGCACCTCCCGGTCCAGAGCGGCAGCGACCGGATTCTCGGGCTGATGAAACGGGGACATACCCGCGCCGAGTACATCGACAGGATCGCCCGGCTGCGCGAGGTTCGGCCCGATCTGAGTCTGTCGTCGGATTTCATCGTCGGCTTTCCGGGCGAAACCGACGACGATTTCGAGGACACGATGGCGCTGATCGGCCAGCTCGGCTTCGACCATTCCTTCAGTTTCATCTTCAGCGCCCGGCCGGGTACACCGGCGGCGGAAATGATCGACGATGTGGCACTGGAAACCAAGCGCGCGCGTCTGGCCCGATTGCAGGCCAAAATCGCGTCGCAGGCCGCGGCCATCTCTTCGGGGATGCTGAACAGCGTGCAATCGGTGCTGGTCGAAGGCACTTCACGCAAGGATTTCAGCGAACTCAGCGGCCGCACCGAGAACAATCGGGTGGTGAATTTCGAAGGCCATCCGCGTCTCATCGGCCAGTTCGTCGACGTGGTGATCACCGACGCCCTGCCCAATTCGCTACGCGGCCGGATCGTTGGATTGGCCTGCGAGTCCCGCCCCGTCTCAGCAGTGACCGCTCAAGTTGCCTAA
- the lnt gene encoding apolipoprotein N-acyltransferase — MKSVLLALVGGALLPLAFAPFGYALVALLSLALLFRVWLNASPPRAAMYGYLFGLGQFGVGVSWVFISMHEFGGSDVFSAAGLTALFVAYLALFPALAGWLGVTVGGGSVLVRALLVFPAAWVVTEWLRGWLFSGFPWLQIGYSQTDTGLRSIAPVFGVFGVGWLLAVLAGLVLSAWLLDRRGRRLALLGAAVVLVGSTQFAKVQWTQPAGDPIRVTLLQGNVPQDQKWRPEAKSATVQMYVDMTRQHWDSRLIVWPETAVPAFYQQVAESFMAPLEAEARQHGVDILVGVPYYEAQGDRYYNAVVTLGAKPGRYFKRHLVPFGEFLPLRPVLGFVLDILQIPLADFTAGAPRQTLLQAAGYPLIASICYEDIFGQESLAGLPEGAYLVNVTNDAWFGDSFAPYQHWQKARMRALETGRYMLRATNTGVTGIIDASGKPVAVAPMFRREALTGMLQPMAGATPYALWGDWPAVGLCAGIIGACFFRRRRNVLLPPPRGGGS, encoded by the coding sequence ATGAAGTCCGTGCTGCTAGCGCTGGTCGGCGGTGCGCTGCTGCCGCTCGCCTTCGCGCCATTCGGCTACGCGCTGGTGGCACTGCTGTCGCTGGCCTTGCTGTTCCGGGTCTGGCTGAATGCTTCCCCTCCGAGAGCGGCCATGTACGGCTATCTGTTCGGGCTGGGGCAGTTCGGGGTCGGCGTGTCCTGGGTGTTCATCAGCATGCACGAATTCGGCGGCAGCGACGTGTTTTCCGCCGCTGGCCTGACCGCGCTGTTCGTGGCCTATCTGGCTTTGTTTCCGGCGTTGGCGGGCTGGCTCGGCGTCACCGTCGGCGGCGGTTCGGTGCTCGTTCGGGCGTTGCTGGTATTCCCCGCCGCCTGGGTCGTCACCGAATGGCTCCGGGGCTGGCTGTTCAGCGGTTTCCCCTGGCTGCAGATCGGCTATAGCCAGACCGATACCGGATTGCGCAGCATTGCGCCGGTGTTCGGCGTGTTCGGGGTAGGCTGGCTGCTCGCCGTACTGGCCGGTCTGGTGCTGAGCGCCTGGTTGCTGGACCGGCGCGGTCGCCGATTGGCACTGCTCGGCGCCGCGGTCGTGCTGGTCGGCAGTACCCAGTTCGCGAAGGTGCAATGGACTCAACCCGCCGGCGATCCGATCCGTGTCACGCTGTTGCAGGGCAATGTGCCGCAAGACCAGAAGTGGCGGCCGGAAGCGAAAAGCGCCACCGTCCAAATGTACGTCGACATGACCCGCCAGCATTGGGATTCCCGGCTGATCGTATGGCCTGAGACCGCGGTGCCGGCGTTCTACCAGCAAGTGGCCGAGAGCTTCATGGCGCCGCTGGAGGCGGAGGCCCGCCAGCACGGTGTCGACATTCTGGTCGGTGTGCCTTACTACGAGGCCCAGGGTGACCGCTACTACAATGCGGTCGTGACGCTGGGCGCAAAGCCGGGCCGCTATTTCAAGCGCCACCTGGTGCCGTTCGGGGAGTTCCTGCCGTTGCGGCCGGTGCTGGGCTTCGTGCTGGATATCCTGCAGATCCCGCTGGCGGATTTCACCGCCGGGGCACCCCGCCAGACGCTGCTCCAGGCGGCGGGCTATCCGCTGATCGCGTCGATCTGCTATGAGGACATCTTCGGCCAGGAATCGCTGGCGGGGTTACCGGAAGGGGCCTATCTGGTGAACGTCACCAACGACGCCTGGTTCGGCGATTCGTTCGCACCCTACCAGCACTGGCAGAAGGCGAGGATGCGGGCATTGGAGACAGGGCGTTACATGCTGCGCGCCACCAACACCGGCGTTACCGGCATCATCGACGCCAGCGGCAAGCCGGTCGCCGTTGCGCCCATGTTTCGGCGTGAGGCGCTGACCGGCATGCTGCAGCCCATGGCGGGCGCGACACCCTATGCTTTGTGGGGTGACTGGCCGGCGGTCGGGCTATGCGCGGGGATCATCGGTGCCTGCTTTTTCAGACGCCGCCGCAACGTCTTGCTTCCTCCCCCTCGGGGTGGGGGGAGCTAG